One window of the Littorina saxatilis isolate snail1 unplaced genomic scaffold, US_GU_Lsax_2.0 scaffold_789, whole genome shotgun sequence genome contains the following:
- the LOC138957478 gene encoding uncharacterized protein, which produces MKLSFIEGEEEAGLSLVLFGVQNSKVIVDGFGSVLTHLRTTKAGKDLLLQLNKEDAAEVLGKSRIDRLRTKAAHQMCSVARRDLGKRCFPYSKVKSGIYRIRGCPDSLLPLKPPSKMSIKELEGLLASNISIRRMPRQAESTATQNIPVSPGLLDAEPIRDLGELLMPRQAESTATQNIPVSPGLLDAEPIRDLGELLMPRQAESTVTPSATQNIPVSPGLLDAEPIRDLGELLNKHSLQLVDKEEAVQVWNIQVPLTGYNQATDQSGIDKASISTVKDKKHKKTKWTPAMREALAKKIGPLDDLVRVPGKSTLESFLKDHQDSFPDVRSSDLYNFLYKEVNKKQ; this is translated from the exons ATGAAG ctgtcTTTCATAGAAGGCGAGGAAGAGGCTGGGTTGTCTCTTGTGCTGTTTGGCGTCCAGAACTCCAAAGTCATTGTGGATGGATTTGGTTCTGTCCTGACACATCTAAGAACCACCAAGGCGGGCAAGGATTTGCTGCTGCAATTAAATAAGGAAGATG CAGCTGAAGTACTTGGAAAGTCAAGAATTGATCGACTCCGGACCAAAGCTGCTCATCAGATGTGCAGTGTTGCCC gtCGGGATTTAGGGAAAAGGTGCTTTCCCTACTCAAAAGTGAAATCCGGAATTTATAGAATCCGTGGGTGTCCCGACTCCCTCCTTCCCCTCAAGCCTCCCTCAAAGATGTCGATCAAAGAACTGGAAGGGCTGCTTGCCAGCAACATTTCCATAAGACG AATGCCTCGGCAAGCTGAAAGTACCGCGACACAAAACATCCCGGTGTCGCCTGGACTACTGGACGCCGAACCCATCCGAGACTTAGGAGAGCTCCT AATGCCTCGGCAAGCTGAAAGTACCGCGACACAAAACATCCCGGTGTCGCCTGGACTACTGGACGCCGAACCCATCCGAGACTTAGGAGAGCTCCT AATGCCTCGGCAAGCTGAAAGTACCGTGACACCATCAGCGACACAAAACATCCCGGTGTCGCCTGGACTACTTGACGCCGAACCCATCCGAGACTTAGGAGAGCTCCT GAACAAGCATTCCCTACAGCTGGTGGACAAGGAGGAGGCAGTTCAAGTATGGAATATTCAGGTGCCCCTTACAG gTTACAACCAAGCTACTGACCAATCCGGCATTGACAAAGCATCAATATCCACCGTGAAAGACAAAAAACACA aAAAGACGAAATGGACCCCTGCAATGCGGGAAGCATTAGCTAAAAAGATTGGCCCTCTTGATGACCTCGTCAGGGTGCCTGGCAAGTCGACACTGGAATCATTTTTGAAGGACCACCAGGATAGTTTTCCTGATGTACGTTCTTCTGATTTGTACAACTTTTTGTACAAAGAAGTGAACAAAAAACAGTAG